One part of the Microbacterium aurugineum genome encodes these proteins:
- a CDS encoding MFS transporter — protein MTSKTEQVSTPGAAAPRILSRDYVWITIGACALVFLGAFESLAVTTVMPTVSADLGGERLYALAFAGPLATGVIGMVLAGNWADRRGPVAPLYTAVALFIVGLLIAGLAPSMEILVAGRFAQGLGSGGLMVALYVVVARVYPHELHPAIFAGFAAAWVIPSLIGPTVAGAVTELWSWHWVFLGVVILVLVALLMVVPALRGLANHGDATTPWAFGRLGWSVLAAVAVLALNLVGDIPGFGSALAVLAIVVALVAVRPLVPRGTFRARRGLPSVILVRGVAAAAFFGAQVYLPYLLTDRYELSPTLAGLALTGGALAWSLAATVQGRLGARLSSVTAVRLGTGLVFAGIVLTVATAGFRGDALLIALAWVIAGMGMGLMSPRTSALTLAMSTPENQGFNSGAMTVADSFGSALALAVTGTLFTALAGADPFLGVFVLAAVVAFAAAVLSPRVRVESAEDESREQGAS, from the coding sequence ATGACCTCGAAGACCGAGCAGGTGTCGACGCCGGGCGCGGCCGCACCTCGCATCTTGAGCCGTGACTACGTCTGGATCACGATCGGCGCCTGCGCGCTCGTGTTCCTCGGCGCGTTCGAATCCCTGGCGGTCACCACGGTGATGCCGACCGTGAGCGCCGATCTCGGCGGAGAACGGCTGTATGCGCTCGCTTTCGCCGGACCTCTCGCCACCGGGGTCATCGGCATGGTGCTCGCCGGGAATTGGGCGGATCGTCGCGGACCGGTCGCTCCGTTGTACACCGCGGTCGCCCTGTTCATCGTCGGACTGCTGATCGCCGGCCTCGCGCCGAGCATGGAGATCCTCGTCGCGGGGAGGTTCGCCCAGGGCCTCGGCAGCGGAGGGTTGATGGTGGCCCTGTACGTGGTGGTCGCCCGCGTCTACCCGCACGAGCTCCATCCGGCGATCTTCGCCGGCTTCGCCGCGGCCTGGGTCATCCCCTCACTGATCGGCCCGACGGTCGCGGGTGCCGTCACCGAACTCTGGAGCTGGCACTGGGTCTTCCTCGGCGTGGTCATCCTGGTGCTGGTGGCGCTGCTGATGGTCGTGCCCGCACTTCGCGGGCTCGCGAACCACGGCGATGCGACGACTCCCTGGGCGTTCGGGCGACTCGGATGGTCGGTGCTCGCGGCCGTTGCTGTTCTCGCGCTGAATCTGGTCGGCGACATCCCCGGGTTCGGCTCCGCTCTCGCTGTCCTTGCTATCGTGGTCGCCCTCGTCGCGGTGCGGCCGCTGGTCCCGCGCGGGACGTTTCGGGCGCGCCGAGGGCTTCCGTCCGTCATCCTCGTCCGCGGGGTCGCGGCCGCCGCGTTCTTCGGTGCGCAGGTCTACCTGCCCTACCTGCTCACCGATAGGTACGAACTGTCGCCGACTCTGGCAGGACTCGCGCTGACCGGCGGTGCGCTCGCGTGGTCCCTCGCCGCGACCGTCCAGGGGCGGCTGGGCGCGCGCCTCTCGAGCGTGACGGCCGTGCGGCTCGGGACGGGCCTCGTGTTCGCCGGCATCGTGCTGACCGTCGCGACCGCGGGCTTCCGGGGAGACGCTCTGCTGATTGCGCTCGCCTGGGTCATCGCGGGTATGGGGATGGGGCTGATGAGTCCGCGCACCAGCGCCCTCACGCTCGCGATGTCCACGCCGGAGAATCAGGGCTTCAACAGCGGGGCGATGACGGTCGCCGACTCGTTCGGCAGCGCCCTGGCCCTGGCCGTCACGGGCACGCTGTTCACCGCGCTCGCGGGCGCCGACCCGTTCCTCGGCGTGTTCGTGCTGGCTGCGGTCGTGGCCTTCGCGGCGGCGGTCCTCTCCCCGAGGGTCCGTGTCGAATCCGCCGAAGACGAATCGCGGGAGCAGGGTGCGTCATGA
- a CDS encoding NAD(P)-binding domain-containing protein → MTSRERVAIIGAGPSGMAQLRAFESAARAGADIPELVCFEKQADWGGQWNFTWRTGLDEFGEPVHSSMYRNLWSNGPKEALEFADYSFDEHFGRPISSYPPRPVLWDYIAGRLEKTDVRDLIRFQTVVRWVEFDDEREVFTLTSEHLPSGESSVEEFDRVIVASGHFSFPNVPEFPGIETFPGYISHAHDFRGAEAFEDKDVLVIGASYSAEDIGSQAFKMGARSVTASFRSAPMGYDWPEGIEERPVLERFEGSTAFFADGTSKQVDAVILCTGYLHKYPFLPDDLALSSPNNVYPDGLYRGVLWQGNPRLAYLGAQDQWFTFNMFDAQAWYVRDLILGRLSLPDEQERAASIAEWRTRFGQIDSAAAEIRFQADYIRDLLQLTDYPEFDIDRVVEIFLAWKRDKKDDIMGYRDRTYESVMTGTLAVVHHTPWLEELDDSLERYLDVDPDATETARIIEGQPRDDDREALATT, encoded by the coding sequence GTGACGAGTAGAGAACGAGTAGCGATCATCGGAGCCGGACCCTCGGGGATGGCGCAGCTGAGGGCCTTCGAGTCCGCAGCCCGTGCGGGAGCCGACATCCCCGAGCTGGTCTGCTTCGAGAAGCAGGCCGACTGGGGCGGGCAGTGGAACTTCACCTGGCGCACCGGACTGGACGAGTTCGGCGAGCCGGTGCATTCGAGCATGTACCGCAACCTGTGGTCGAACGGCCCGAAGGAGGCGCTGGAGTTCGCGGATTACAGCTTCGACGAGCACTTCGGTCGCCCGATCTCCTCCTACCCGCCGCGCCCGGTGCTGTGGGACTACATCGCCGGTCGCCTGGAGAAGACCGACGTGCGCGACCTGATCCGCTTCCAGACCGTGGTCCGCTGGGTGGAGTTCGACGACGAGCGCGAAGTCTTCACCCTCACCAGCGAGCACCTGCCCTCCGGCGAATCGTCCGTGGAGGAGTTCGACCGCGTGATCGTCGCGAGCGGACACTTCTCCTTCCCGAACGTGCCGGAGTTCCCCGGTATCGAGACGTTCCCGGGGTACATCAGTCATGCCCATGACTTCCGAGGCGCCGAGGCCTTCGAAGACAAGGATGTGCTGGTGATCGGCGCGAGCTACTCCGCGGAGGACATCGGCAGCCAGGCGTTCAAGATGGGGGCCCGTTCGGTGACGGCGAGCTTCCGCTCCGCGCCGATGGGGTACGACTGGCCCGAGGGCATCGAGGAGCGGCCGGTCCTCGAACGCTTCGAGGGCAGCACCGCGTTCTTCGCCGACGGCACCTCGAAGCAGGTCGACGCGGTCATCCTCTGCACCGGCTACCTGCACAAGTACCCGTTTCTGCCGGACGACCTCGCCCTCTCCTCGCCGAACAACGTGTACCCCGATGGGCTGTACCGCGGAGTGCTCTGGCAGGGCAATCCGCGCCTGGCCTACCTCGGCGCGCAGGACCAGTGGTTCACGTTCAACATGTTCGATGCGCAGGCCTGGTACGTGCGTGACCTGATCCTCGGTCGTCTGTCCCTGCCCGACGAGCAGGAGCGGGCGGCATCGATCGCCGAGTGGCGCACGCGCTTCGGACAGATCGATTCGGCCGCGGCGGAGATCCGCTTCCAGGCGGACTACATCCGCGATCTGCTGCAGCTCACGGACTACCCGGAGTTCGACATCGACCGGGTGGTCGAGATCTTCCTCGCGTGGAAGCGCGACAAGAAGGACGACATCATGGGCTACCGCGACCGCACGTACGAGTCGGTCATGACCGGCACCCTCGCGGTCGTGCATCACACGCCGTGGCTGGAAGAGCTCGACGACTCGCTCGAGCGCTACCTCGACGTGGACCCGGATGCCACCGAGACGGCGCGGATCATCGAGGGTCAGCCTCGCGACGACGATCGTGAGGCGCTCGCCACCACCTGA
- a CDS encoding lactonase family protein: MTRFWLGGYGPGMDGSADGIGLLAGDAGREATTLAYRGVVAEAPSPSWLAQHPTLDVVYAALEGDSAVQAFVRTGDGALSPMGAPAAVGQYVCHVAVAANGSALVASCYGDGRVVRLGLDADGRIVPARPDAAAELRAALFGDDTAPGVPPTPGDGIAAVDPYGVGGDRVSHAHAAVFLPDGRIATTDLGFDLVRFWRQVGSGLVLDHEVVLPLGTGPRHMVLHPSGHLHVVTEYSCEVFTLAEASDRTWSVVSSTLSSPIAQVGTDFPAELARSRDGHFLYTALRGSNTIAVLRVRGGGEALESVALADAGVDWPRHHLVHEGKLLVAGQRSDTITLLDLDERTGAPLGIRHEAQVPTPTHFLPVR; this comes from the coding sequence GTGACGCGATTCTGGCTCGGCGGCTACGGCCCCGGCATGGACGGTTCTGCCGACGGCATCGGTCTGCTCGCGGGGGATGCAGGCCGGGAGGCCACCACGCTCGCGTACCGGGGCGTGGTCGCAGAGGCCCCTTCGCCGTCGTGGCTGGCGCAGCATCCGACGCTCGACGTCGTCTACGCGGCGCTCGAGGGCGACTCCGCCGTGCAGGCGTTCGTGCGCACGGGGGACGGCGCTCTCTCCCCGATGGGTGCACCGGCGGCGGTGGGCCAGTACGTGTGTCACGTCGCGGTCGCTGCGAACGGCTCCGCCCTGGTCGCCAGTTGCTACGGCGACGGCCGCGTGGTGCGGCTCGGCCTCGATGCGGACGGGCGGATCGTCCCCGCACGGCCGGATGCGGCGGCGGAACTCCGCGCGGCACTGTTCGGCGACGACACGGCCCCCGGGGTGCCGCCCACTCCCGGTGACGGCATCGCCGCGGTCGACCCGTACGGGGTGGGCGGTGACCGTGTCTCGCACGCGCATGCCGCCGTGTTCCTTCCCGACGGGCGCATCGCCACGACCGACCTCGGGTTCGACCTCGTGCGGTTCTGGCGGCAGGTCGGCAGCGGGCTCGTGCTCGACCACGAGGTCGTGCTGCCACTCGGCACCGGGCCGCGGCACATGGTGCTGCACCCCAGCGGGCACCTGCACGTGGTGACCGAGTACTCGTGCGAGGTGTTCACGCTCGCCGAGGCGTCCGACCGCACGTGGAGCGTCGTGTCGTCGACGCTGTCGAGTCCGATCGCCCAGGTGGGCACAGACTTCCCCGCCGAACTCGCCCGCAGCCGCGACGGACACTTCCTCTACACGGCCCTGCGCGGAAGCAACACGATCGCGGTCCTGCGCGTGCGCGGCGGGGGTGAGGCCCTGGAGTCCGTGGCGCTCGCCGACGCGGGGGTCGACTGGCCGCGCCACCACCTGGTGCATGAGGGCAAGTTGCTGGTCGCGGGGCAGCGCTCCGATACCATCACCCTGCTCGACCTCGATGAGCGCACGGGCGCGCCCCTCGGTATCCGCCATGAGGCGCAGGTGCCGACGCCGACGCATTTCCTTCCGGTGCGCTGA
- a CDS encoding Pr6Pr family membrane protein: MTTWWPYARLAASVLAVAAIVAQLVRTLEIAMLSETEWGSHLPTVIVNFFSFFTILSNVLAAVALVIGGLWGILKRKTTSPEPRWLALILVCASTYAIVTGIVYNTLLRGIELPQGATVPWSNEVLHVIVPLIMLLDLLFAPRRRALGWSAVGATAVFPLVWVAYTMIRANLVISPATGQPYWYPYPFLNPHTVPGGYLGVSAYIVGIAIAIIAVAAGVVWIGRRRGTTPIDS, from the coding sequence ATGACGACCTGGTGGCCCTACGCGCGACTCGCGGCATCTGTTCTCGCGGTGGCTGCCATCGTCGCCCAACTGGTGCGGACGCTCGAGATCGCCATGCTCTCGGAGACCGAGTGGGGCTCTCACCTCCCCACGGTGATCGTGAACTTCTTCAGCTTCTTCACGATCCTCTCCAACGTCCTCGCAGCCGTCGCGCTCGTCATCGGGGGCCTCTGGGGCATCCTCAAGCGGAAGACCACGAGCCCCGAACCGCGCTGGCTCGCTCTGATCCTGGTCTGCGCGAGCACCTACGCCATCGTCACAGGGATCGTCTACAACACACTGCTCCGCGGGATCGAGCTGCCGCAGGGGGCGACGGTCCCCTGGTCCAACGAGGTGCTGCACGTGATCGTGCCGCTGATCATGCTCCTCGATCTGCTCTTCGCGCCTCGACGCCGCGCGCTGGGCTGGAGCGCCGTGGGGGCCACCGCCGTCTTCCCCCTCGTGTGGGTCGCGTACACGATGATCCGCGCGAACCTGGTGATCTCGCCGGCGACCGGGCAGCCCTACTGGTACCCGTATCCCTTCCTGAACCCGCACACCGTCCCGGGCGGCTACCTCGGGGTCTCCGCCTACATCGTCGGCATCGCGATCGCGATCATCGCCGTGGCCGCCGGCGTCGTCTGGATCGGCAGGCGCCGCGGCACCACCCCGATCGACTCCTGA
- a CDS encoding DMT family transporter: protein MSRAASGEPGIRTTTEAPKSQGALVLVAALVTVVLWASAFIGIRGAGPHYDPGALALLRMAVGTVVLTIIAVRHGIRIPARRHWLLVAVWGIGWFCVYNLALNSAELTLDAGTAAMVVNLAPLMVVVFSGLFLREGFPKPLIIGAPIAFLGVVLIGMNSSTSAGPDITGLLLALLAAVMYAGCTLVQKRLLTSGVDPTTLTWLGAGVGTVALLPWVGSLIDSLQTAPLDATLWVVYLGIFPTAIAFTTWAYVLQRSTAGQTSATTYVVPAIAILMSWAILGEVPTPLMFLGGALCLLGVLITRLRWRRRT, encoded by the coding sequence ATGTCACGAGCAGCATCCGGCGAGCCCGGTATCCGCACGACCACCGAGGCGCCGAAGAGTCAGGGCGCGCTCGTGCTCGTCGCCGCGCTGGTCACGGTGGTGCTGTGGGCCTCGGCGTTCATCGGCATCCGTGGTGCGGGCCCTCACTACGACCCGGGCGCTCTGGCGCTGCTGCGGATGGCGGTCGGCACCGTGGTGCTGACGATCATCGCCGTGCGGCACGGGATCCGCATCCCCGCCCGTCGCCACTGGCTCCTCGTGGCGGTGTGGGGCATCGGCTGGTTCTGCGTCTACAACCTGGCCCTCAACAGCGCTGAGTTGACACTCGATGCGGGGACGGCCGCGATGGTGGTGAACCTCGCGCCGCTCATGGTCGTCGTCTTCAGCGGACTCTTCCTCCGCGAAGGCTTCCCGAAGCCCCTCATCATCGGCGCCCCGATCGCGTTCCTCGGGGTCGTGCTGATCGGCATGAACTCCTCCACCAGCGCCGGCCCTGACATCACCGGTCTGTTGCTCGCCCTGCTCGCAGCCGTCATGTACGCCGGGTGCACGCTCGTGCAGAAGCGCCTGCTCACCTCCGGCGTCGATCCGACCACCCTGACCTGGCTCGGTGCGGGCGTCGGCACCGTCGCGCTACTGCCCTGGGTCGGCAGCCTCATCGACTCCCTGCAGACCGCACCGCTGGACGCGACGCTGTGGGTCGTCTACCTCGGCATCTTCCCCACGGCGATCGCCTTCACCACCTGGGCCTACGTCCTGCAGCGCAGCACCGCGGGACAGACCTCCGCCACCACCTACGTCGTGCCCGCGATCGCGATCCTGATGTCGTGGGCGATCCTCGGCGAGGTGCCGACGCCGCTGATGTTCCTCGGTGGAGCCCTCTGCCTGCTCGGCGTCCTCATCACGCGACTGCGGTGGCGTCGCCGCACCTGA
- a CDS encoding adenylosuccinate synthase: MPGIVIVGVQWGDEGKGKATDLLGERTDWVVKFNGGNNAGHTVVVGDEKYALHLLPSGILSPGVTPVIGNGVVVDLEVLFFELEALAARGIDVSRLKVSANAHIITQYHRTLDKVTERFLGKRMIGTTGRGIGPAYADKINRVGIRVQDIFDENILRQKVEGALDQKNHLLVKIFNRRAITADEVVDDLLSYADRLRPLVADTGYLIAEALDRGEVVVFEGGQATMLDIDHGTYPFVTSSSATAGGAATGAGVGPGALDRIVGIVKAYTTRVGSGPFPTELFDEQGDWLRKQGFEFGTTTGRPRRVGWYDAPITRYATRINGITDLVLTKLDILTGLDEIPVCVAYDVDGERFDEVPVNQTDFHHAKPILEYFPGWNEDISVARTFEDLPQNAQDYVLALEKMSNTRISVIGVGPERDQVIVRHDLLD, from the coding sequence ATGCCAGGAATCGTTATCGTCGGCGTGCAGTGGGGCGACGAAGGAAAGGGCAAGGCCACCGATCTGCTCGGTGAGCGCACCGACTGGGTGGTGAAGTTCAACGGCGGCAACAACGCCGGGCACACCGTCGTCGTGGGAGACGAGAAGTACGCGCTGCACCTGCTGCCCTCCGGCATCCTCTCTCCGGGCGTGACTCCCGTGATCGGCAACGGCGTCGTCGTCGACCTCGAGGTCCTGTTCTTCGAGCTGGAGGCGCTCGCCGCCCGGGGCATCGACGTCTCGCGTCTCAAGGTCAGCGCCAACGCGCACATCATCACGCAGTACCACCGCACGCTCGATAAGGTCACCGAGCGTTTCCTCGGAAAGCGGATGATCGGCACCACCGGTCGAGGCATCGGTCCGGCCTACGCCGACAAGATCAACCGCGTCGGTATCCGTGTGCAGGACATCTTCGACGAGAACATCCTGCGCCAGAAGGTCGAAGGCGCTCTGGATCAGAAGAACCACCTGCTGGTGAAGATCTTCAACCGTCGCGCGATCACCGCCGACGAGGTCGTCGATGATCTGCTGTCGTACGCGGACCGCCTGCGCCCCCTTGTCGCCGACACGGGCTACCTGATCGCGGAGGCCCTCGATCGTGGCGAAGTCGTCGTGTTCGAAGGCGGTCAGGCCACGATGCTCGACATCGACCACGGCACCTATCCGTTCGTGACCTCGTCGTCGGCGACCGCAGGCGGAGCCGCGACGGGTGCGGGCGTCGGCCCCGGTGCGCTCGACCGCATCGTCGGCATCGTCAAGGCGTACACGACCCGCGTCGGATCGGGCCCCTTCCCGACAGAACTCTTCGACGAGCAGGGCGACTGGCTGCGCAAGCAGGGCTTCGAGTTCGGCACCACCACCGGGCGTCCGCGTCGGGTCGGCTGGTACGACGCGCCGATCACCCGATACGCGACGCGCATCAACGGCATCACCGACCTCGTGCTCACCAAGCTCGACATCCTGACCGGACTCGACGAGATCCCGGTGTGCGTCGCCTACGACGTCGATGGCGAGCGTTTCGACGAGGTGCCCGTCAACCAGACCGACTTCCACCACGCGAAGCCGATCCTGGAGTACTTCCCGGGTTGGAACGAGGACATCTCCGTCGCCCGCACCTTCGAGGATCTGCCGCAGAACGCACAGGACTACGTGCTGGCGCTTGAGAAGATGAGCAATACCCGCATCTCGGTGATCGGTGTCGGCCCCGAGCGCGACCAGGTCATCGTCCGCCACGACCTGCTCGACTGA